One part of the Suncus etruscus isolate mSunEtr1 chromosome 2, mSunEtr1.pri.cur, whole genome shotgun sequence genome encodes these proteins:
- the FAM234A gene encoding LOW QUALITY PROTEIN: protein FAM234A (The sequence of the model RefSeq protein was modified relative to this genomic sequence to represent the inferred CDS: inserted 7 bases in 5 codons; deleted 1 base in 1 codon) — MMMENKDVEAEIHPLKNEDKKPQGTLGTQMGKEEPPKVSSQLSRLSRCRRVVFFLSLFICLFTVFVISFIVPCPELSVAQGMWRINFSQAVTYNFLGMRDVNMDRIQDVLILYKSTNTSSNSSISCSDEGFSTPCTFVAALSGVNGSVLWERPAAQDGALVDCAGPLPGHHGAASTCFFLGRSSSLMAVDSSTGETLWSSETFVGKNASSLNTLLRVPDMNADGSPDLLLLTARGEPRSKAMSTPAAPGSRSGPPGNLSVDGVRAASPCTVSRARGWGGARAPADPDRSPVEQEGPLCGFSMKAQAEEATSTDTSPLRRDPQWEAGAQHQCPGAAQHRGGKGFKPCSSHPLSLSAGTIRYLVKAPSLAXEDLLLVGSEACVLLSGPELEPXWTIHITQVLRRPIFGRYKPDTWAVVLENGTNTDRQCDAILLLDLSSGAVLWSHLLPCSRRDPHSASLMTADHRSVFFFWGLHQPAGTNETVLVERLSGSSLRTQAQTASLLAAVGPGEDAGKGRHPHPTRAAQRWGWERGANWSGHPVAHEEPQIAQRSAEARHCLYMFHPPXASVLLALVNISDNIIAFRAVLLEPSRHAAFVVLTGPTSPEVPGXVSVTKYEVRALVPLARWSTXGEGGQDSDQVIQDRFSRLRYWTES, encoded by the exons ATGATGATGGAGAACAAGGACGTGGAAGCCGAGATCCACCCCTtaaaaaatgaagacaagaaGCCGCAGGGGACTCTGGGGACCCAAATGGGCAAAGAGGAACCCCCGAAAGTCTCCTCACAACTGTCTCGCCTGTCCCGCTGCCGCAGGGTggtctttttcctctctctcttcatctGCCTTTTCACCGTCTTCGTCATCTCCTTCATTGTCCCCTGCCCAGAGTTGTCTGTGGCCCAGGGGATGTGGAGGATCAACTTCAGCCAAGCAG TCACCTACAACTTCCTGGGCATGAGGGATGTGAACATGGACAGGATCCAagatgttctcattctttataaaAGCACAAACACCAGCAGCAACTCCAGCATATCCTGCTCGGACGAAG GTTTCTCGACTCCCTGCACCTTTGTGGCCGCTCTGTCAGGAGTCAATGGCAGTGTCCTCTGGGAAAGGCCGGCAGCCCAGGACGGGGCCCTCGTGGATTGTGCCGGCCCCCTACCAGGGCACCACGGGGCAGCCTCCACCTGTTTCTTCCTTGGCAGGTCCAGCTCCCTGATGGCCGTGGACTCATCTACAG GGGAGACCTTGTGGAGCTCT GAGACCTTCGTGGGCAAGAACGCCTCCTCACTGAACACACTGCTGCGGGTGCCCGACATGAATGCTGACGGCTCCCCAGACCTGCTGCTGCTCACCGCAAGAGGGGAACCGAG GTCCAAGGCTATGTCTACTCCAGCAGCACCGGGCAGCAGATCGGGGCCCCCAGGCAACCTGAGTGTGGACGGCGTGCGAGCGGCGTCCCCCTGCACAGTCTCCAGGGCCAG GGGCTGGGGAGGGGCCAGGGCACCTGCAGACCCTGACAGGAGCCCTGTCGAGCAGGAGGGTCCCCTGTGCGGCTTCTCCATGAAGGCCCAGGCCGAGGAAGCGACCAGTACGGACACGAGCCCACTAAGGAGGGACCCGCAGTGGGAGGCTGGTGCTCAACACCAGTGCCCAGGCGCTGCGCAG CACAGGGGAGGGAAAGGCTTCAAGCCCTGTTCTTCCCATCCGCTGTCCCTCAGTGCTGGGACCATTCGCTACCTGGTGAAGGCACCAAGCTTGG ATGAAGATCTGCTCCTCGTGGGCTCAGAGGCCTGTGTGCTGCTGAGTGGGCCCGAGCTGGAAC AGTGGACCATCCACATCACCCAGGTCCTTAG GAGACCCATCTTCGGCCGCTACAAGCCAGACACCTGGGCTGTGGTCCTTGAGAATGGCACCAACACTGACAGACAGTgtgatgct ATCCTGCTTCTGGACCTCAGTTCTGGAGCTGTCCTGTGGAGCCACCTGCTTCCCTGCTCCCGACGAGACCCACACTCAGCCAGCCTGATGACCGCAGACCACAGATCTGTCTTCTTCTTCTGGGGCCTTCACCAGCCTGCTGGCACCAATGAGACGGTACTGGTGGAGAGGCTCTCAGGGTCCAGCCTGAGGACACAGGCCCAGACTGCCAGCCTGCTAGCAGCCGTGGGGCCGGGGGAAGATGCAGGGAAGGGCAGACACCCACACCCAACCAGAGCGGCTCAGCGGTGGGGCTGGGAGAGGGGTGCAAACTGGAGTGGGCACCCAGTGGCTCATGAGGAGCCCCAGATAGCGCAGAGGT CCGCAGAGGCCCGACACTGCCTGTACATGTTCCACCCACC TGCCAGTGTCTTGCTGGCCCTGGTCAACATCTCCGACAACATCATCGCCTTTCGTG CGGTCCTGCTGGAGCCCAGTCGTCATGCAGCCTTTGTGGTCCTGACGGGCCCCACCAGCCCAGAGGTGCCAG TGGTCTCCGTGACCAAGTATGAGGTCCGGGCCCTGGTTCCTCTAGCAAGGTGGTCCAC TGGCGAGG